One stretch of Zingiber officinale cultivar Zhangliang chromosome 6B, Zo_v1.1, whole genome shotgun sequence DNA includes these proteins:
- the LOC121991202 gene encoding E3 ubiquitin-protein ligase SINA-like 2, producing MENSSSDNNGVATVTLNLKFLDCPLCSAPLMPPIFQCPTGHVACDTCHKKLNDQCPSCPLPLGYTRNRALEHIADSATVPCPNASYGCDQTIPYSRPSSHSWNCSFSPHFCPLPHCDHKAPTSDIVRHLGNHHRVPVNFYKCKDTAQVRFSNMNPLLVLQLDDSILCLLRNSAMPSGRAISIVCRQPLRRWTILRKKFLYKIVAKNEGGTKLVIDNAEMKFCEEDSSDVFLYLPEKFYCNDAELQIEVCIWKV from the exons ATGGAGAACAGCAGCAGTGACAACAATGGCGTAGCAACCGTCACCTTGAATCTCAAGTTTCTTGACTGCCCTCTCTGCTCCGCCCCTCTCATGCCGCCCATCTTCCAG TGCCCGACAGGCCATGTCGCGTGTGATACATGCCACAAGAAGCTCAACGACCAGTGCCCCTCCTGCCCTCTTCCGCTTGGCTACACTAGAAACCGTGCCCTGGAGCATATCGCCGACTCTGCTACCGTCCCCTGCCCCAACGCATCCTACGGCTGCGACCAAACCATTCCTTACTCCCGTCCCAGCAGCCACTCCTGGAACTGCAGTTTTTCACCTCACTTCTGCCCGCTTCCTCATTGCGATCACAAAGCGCCCACATCAGATATTGTAAGACACTTGGGTAATCACCACCGTGTCCCAGTTAATTTCTACAAGTGCAAAGACACAGCTCAAGTGCGCTTCAGTAACATGAATCCATTGCTGGTTCTCCAACTGGACGATTCGATCTTATGTCTTCTGCGAAACAGCGCCATGCCCTCGGGCCGAGCAATCTCGATTGTGTGCAGACAACCACTGAGGCGCTGGACGATTTTGcgcaaaaaatttttgtacaagattGTGGCGAAAAATGAGGGTGGAACAAAACTTGTAATAGATAATGCCGAGATGAAGTTCTGCGAAGAAGATTCCTCTGACGTTTTCCTGTACTTACCTGAGAAATTCTACTGCAATGATGCGGAACTCCAGATTGAAGTCTGCATTTGGAAAGTATGA